Part of the Triticum urartu cultivar G1812 chromosome 2, Tu2.1, whole genome shotgun sequence genome, CGCCGGTCAACGAAATCTTCGAACTTCTTCACCTTGTCCTGCCGGAGACGCGCCTCCGCCACGGCCATGGCCATGCCCCCCGCGGTTTCCTTTGAGGTTCGTGAGCCGCAAGATATATAATGCCGTACTGGACAGCGGCTGCGGCGACACCTCTGTCACCGCCAAGGCTATAAAATTTTAGTATCAATATATAGGTTAGGGTTGTCATTTGTTGATGTAGCATAATCTTCAAACTGATATGTTGTGTATGCAACCATGCTACAATAAGCAGCAACTGAGGACATGGTGTGTGTACGAACGTAACCCTTATACTACAGCGTCAGCATATATCAGAATAAGCTTAACAAATTGTTACAAATAGCAAATAGTATATATCATAGCTACAATCAAATCGGTACACGTAGCACGCACACAGCACGCCGAGCACACCCGCAGGCCACACAGGCAACACGCCGCCGCGCGCGCTGTGGGATCGGGGGAGGCAGCCTATAGGGAGAGAGGCGGAGGGCGTTACCTTGCCGTTGGTCCGGGGCTCGGGGGCGCCTTCCGGTGCGGGGAGGCGTCCGTGGGCTCGGCGGCAGGAGGAGGTTGAAGGCGAGGCGGCGGTGGTTTCGGGGGCGAGACCAGTCAGCGGGTGGCGGCGGCCATAGGTCCGGGCCGTTTTGTGCGGAGGCTTGCTGCAAGGACGGGGGATACTGGAGAATCGGGTAGGTGTGGAGTGGACGGCCGAGATTCTACGGGCCAATGCATGCGTGGACTCTGCCACTGCCAGACGGACCAGCTCCCCCGTTGTCAGTTTCGCTCGCACTACCCACATATCGGTGAGAATCTGCAATTCTCAGCCTTCGGTTCTTGAGACGAGGTTGAGCATATGTATGGTTGATCCAATCACTtgtaaaaaaagaaagaaagaaaattcTAATCATTTGCCTTGTCTTGGCTTCTACAGTATCTTACATGTAATACAGTTCCTCAGTTAATAAGAAGAACAAAACAAATACAGTTCCTGTGTGGTAAGCCATTAACCTTTCTACAGCTTTCCGTAGAAAAAAAAAGGGAGGGGGTCAAAACTAGCTGTTGTTTGTCAGCGTATTCCACTACTAACAGTAACATCAGACAGAAATTCACATACCAAATGGCACTGTGACCGCCAATTATCTTGGCCTTCAGGCTATGATAATGTGATCACTTGACTTTTGTCGATTATCTTGGCTTTTCCCGATCACTGTGACTGCCTCGCCATCTTAAACAGCAAGGGCATGTGTGAGAAGAACCACTTGATCACTTTCCCAAACTATACTGTTCTGACACAGAAGAAATATCCTCCTTCAGGCATTTTAAGACTTCAATGTACTTTTATATTAGCATCTTTGGCTTCCGGTACTTTGAGGATTGCCAGCACTGTCTGCGTAGATTTTTTCTTTGTTTGTGTGCATCATCATTAGCCTACTACAAATTTGATACCCACCCTTTGTTGCTCTAGCTTTCTCGAGACTTCCTGATCTATCCTTGTGTAGATTATCGAGGAGATCTATCACCCACTCGATGAATTTCGCATGTGTAAAACATTCCTAACATCATGAGTAAAACTGTACTTCCATGTCCAATCCTGCAGACACACCAATGAAATTCCAGTCAGAAACTGAACACTTGCAGTACAGTTCTCTGTCCATAATGGAACATGTCTAGTTGTATCAAGTTCTGTTGTAAATCCCTTTACTCTACACAGTTACTGAAAAGGGGCATTGCAAGCTGATGGATGCATGATGTGAAGAGATCAAAACAATGCATTTGTCATCATGAAGAGAATGCAGCCTTTTGTGATACCTTGAGCTGAAAGTACCTGCTGCTTAAGAGATCGTTAAGGTATCATCGTGCGGGATATCCATCAGTAGGCCGGAAGCCGCCTGAGAAAATGACAAAAAAGGAGTAATTGTGATTTGTGAATACTTCTTCAAGAATTATGGTTCCGCTATCAGGATAAGCTTAATTGTAGGGTCTAGAAAGATGAAAACATATCTCTTACCTGCTGAAGACAACTGTCCATGACTACATTGCTAATGCTCAGAGCTTCGAGTTCTTCCATCAAGAGATCATTGTTCTGAAACAACGTTGATAGAGCCCGGCGTATTTGCTTGTGGGGCAAATCTGATCTCTCTAACAGAATCAAGGCTCTTGTTGCTTGGGAGAAAGTTTGCAAGCCAAAAATGGATGGTGGACTTGGCATCACCAACCTCACAGTTCAATAAGGCACTCCTCATGGAATATCTTCATAAATTCTACAACAATAATGATATGGCCTAGGTCAGGCTGGTTTGGAACTACTATGAAGACTCAATCCCTCATGTGTCTTGTCCCCCACAGGCTCCTTCTGCTAGCGAGACTGCTCAATCTTCACAGCAAATTCCTCCATGTGCCCTCTTGCTCTGCCGGAAGGGGCAGCACCATTGGGTTTTTGGAGTGATCACTGGCTTGGCCCCGGTACAAAGCTTCACCTTCGCTTCCCCAGGCTTGACCCCTTTGCCATCAATAACCAGATCCCTGAGCCCCAGGCCCTGGCTCACCCCGACATCTCGTATCTTTCCACCTGCCCCTCTCTGCTCAAGTTATTGACAAGCTGCAGCTCCTCAGCTCCATCCTCCAGGATGCACACCTCAAACTAATGCTGGTGACCCCTGGGGTGGTGGACTCTTCTTTCTCCGAGGTTTACGAGTGCCCCTCTCTGCTCAAGTTTTTGACTGGCTGCTTCTCATGGACATGCTCAACACCAGAGACATGCTTCAACGGAGAAATATGCACATTGAAGACGGGTACAACTGTGTTCTATGCTCTACTGAATCTCTTGAGACCAGTGATCATCTCTTCTGGCACTGTCATAGCATGGAATGCTGGATCATATCGGTTTGCCCCAGAATTCATCTCGGAATTTCTACAGCATGATTGCCTCTGCCAAATTAAACTTCCACAATCCCTTCTTCCTGGAAGCTTACATCATTGTTCCCTAGTCCATTTAGAAACAAAGGAATGTGAAAACCTTCAACAACATCTCCTCTAGCTTAGGATCTTGGTCTTTTATTTCTAAGCGGGAATTTTACCTCATCTACTTTAGAATGAAGTCTGATATTGCTGATCCCGTTTGCGTCTGGCTTGACTCAACTGCTCAAACTCCTGTATAGAATTTACTGTCGGGGCTCCCCTACAGTATTGGGTTAAAAAAAACAGCTGAAAACTTAAGCAGCAGGAGGCTGCCGATGTCAAATGAATTGGGATATGCTGCAAACTAGAACATTGATGTCAGCCACCAACTCTTTGACTCCAGCAAAATGACTGAATTCAACAACAATAAAAAACTATAAGCTGATTAACTACCAATAGTCAAGGCAAGAacatttcccttctttcatatgaTGGAATCTACTGCCATCTCTCACAATAATCTCCCTATTGAAAACCTTTGTCACCATCTTACTGAATTCATGACAATCCCCACACACCTGAAGGTTCTTAACAATACGGATTGGGTTGCCAACTTCCGTAACTATGAACCCATAAGCAATTGCCAGACGCTCGCTGTGCACCTTGACTGCATGCACCTTCTCTTCATCTCCAATGTCATGCAATACAGATGACACGTCTGGTACGTACCCTGCATCTGCCAACCTTCTGTTAATCATGTCGAGCATGTTATATATCCGAATGGAATCCTTGTGATCCATGTCTCCTACTAGAAACTTATGCACGTTTCCTTGTGCTTCCATCAAGCTCCAGCCAGCTGACTTGCTGGTACCCCGACTAGACATCAGTTTCCTGACTTCCCTGACTTCATCCCATTTCTTTGCCTTCGCATATATACTTGCAAGGAGGACATAGTGGCCATCATGAGCTGGTTCCAGTTCAATTAGCTTGCTACCAACCTTGACCCCCAAGTCCACCAGGCCATGTTTCTTGCAAGCCGAGAGTACAGTGCCCCAGAGAACTGGATCAGGTGCAATAGGCATCCCTTCGATCAATTCAATGGCTTCTTGAACAAGACCAGCCCGACCTAGAAGATCAACCATGCAGCCGTAATGCTCCATTTCTGGCTCAACACTATATTTTTCAGCCATCAATTCAAAATACTGCCGCCCCTCAGCAACAAGGCCAAAGCGGCTGCAGGCATTTAGCACGCCAACAAACGTAATGTTCGTTGGACTCAAACCCTCGCCGAGAAACAGTTCAAAGAGTTCCACTGCATCCTGTCCCAACCCATGAGCAGCAAGTCCACAGATCATGGCGTTCCATGCAAAAACATCCCTCCTCGGCATCCCATCAAAAACTTCCCTCGCCACTGCCACACAGCCGCACTTGGCATACATATCCACCATGGCAGCCCCTACATTGACACTGATCGGCATCCCTTCTTGATGGACAACCTGGTGCACAAACCTGCCATGCTCAAGCAAACCCAGCTGTGCGGCCGCCGACAATGCTGTCACCACCGCAGCCTCATTCACCCTCACGCCCTTCTCCACCATATCCCTAAACACCGCCAGTGCCACGTCCAGCTCCCCTTCCTTCACATACCCGCCCACCACGGTGCTCCAGGAAACCTCGTCTCTCACCGGCATTTCATCAAACATCTCTCGTGCAACCCTCGCCATGCCCGCTCGGACGTACCCAGCGAGGACCGCGTTCCAGGTCACGACGTCCCGCACGCGCGGCAGCTCGTCGAACACCCTCCGCATCGCTCCCACGTCGCCGCAGACGCCGTAGAAGTGCGTCAGCGCGTTCCGCACGTAGAGATCCGCCGCGGCGCCCGCCTTCACGGCCAGCGCGTGCACGTGGGAGCccagagaggaggaggccgggccGCCGGCGCGGTCGGCGTCGAGGTGGGtggagagggaggagagaaggaaggtgAAGGAATGGGGGTTGCGGCGCCGGAGGCCGGGGAAGAGGCGGAGCGGGAGCGGGTGGGGGAGCACGCGGAGGAGGTGGTTGGACGCGAAGGCGGAGGAGGAGTTGGAGCGGCGGAACAGGGAGAGCGggtaggaggaggaggaggcgccgtCGTGGAGCGGCGGGAGGCGGGGGAGGGCCGCGAGGAGGGGCGGGAGGACGCGCGCGGTGGCGAGGCCGAGGACGGCGAGGCGGGCGTGCGCCTGCTGGACGTGGCGGGCGGTGGCCGCGCGCCGCGGCAGGAGCGCGCCGAGGAGCTGCCTCGCGTCGGCCTCAGGATGCGCGTGGAAGGTGGGGGCGCGCCGGGCGGACGCTGGCTGGTCCAACGGCATGGAGACGACGGTGCCAACCACGGGGCGGCGAGTACCTCCAAGTTTTGGACTTGAGAACGACAGACTGCGAGAGCTCATTGATCCAAAAGGTTTTTCTTGAAGGACAGGAGTATTGCAAACTTTTTGCAAGTATTATAATTTTTCTTAAGGTCTGATTTATGAAAATCAATAATTTCACACAAAACTTCACTTCGAAATAAGATTCATTTCTAGAGGTGAAACCAGTTTGGACAGAAGCGGATTCTAATACTGAAGTATGCAGATTCAAATATCGAACAAAGTGTATGCAGACATGATCATATCACATGCATATAGGAACAATATATAAATTTTTTAAACTAAAATTATAAATAAACAATGAGCAAGATACTTGTATACTCTAAGCACACATAAAACACTGGAAGGTACTAAAATATAACCTAAATAATCTCAACTATTAAAAATAAGTTGGTACCTTCACCTCCTCGCCTCTAGGTTTCCTCCCTCTACCCCCTACATTGCCTTTTCCCTCTACACGCCCCCCTTGATTCGGAATAATCTAAACCAAATCACTTCTCTTTGCGTATGCTACTCGAAGCATGTCCTACGATAACTCGATCAAATCTTATGAACAATATGTCCTTCATTAAGCCCAATAAATCAAATCAAACATTTGATGACATTGTTTGTCCAACTAATTTAGAGGTGAAGCAAAGGAAAGACGATTTTTTCTTTCTTTCGTCCCGGTTACAAAAAGAAACACACAACAATTGCAAAAATCACTCAAACCCTTTGATGACATTTCTTTTTAACCATTTTTGTTTTGCACATGAATTATTGCCTTTTGTATCCTTTATTCTTACTTCTTTGAGCAATTTGTTAAGAACCAGACTATAGGCGACCATCGCGTTATATTTTTCAGCTATGTGAAGTCTTCACAATTGCTTTTGTTCCAACGGGGGAATCAAACCTATATGTCAtacttgtatattccaacgaccTTTGAAAGTCACGGACTGATGCCAGGACTGTGCTAAAACACAACACAACAAACTCAACAAGAAAGATGGGTCGATCGAGATAGAGCTTGACATAGATGCCCTCATTGATGAGCGGCCGCATGATGGCCCTCATCCGACGGGGTATCCAGCAATGGTCGGGGGCGACAAGGTGGGTGTGATGGCGACTTTCAGGATCCCAATGTGGGGAGAGGGGGTGGAGTAGTCctagttgaaggaaatatgccctagaggcaataataaagttattatttatttccttatatcatgataaatgtttattattcatgctagaattgtattaaccggaaacataatacatctgtgaatacatagacaaacagtatgtcactagtatgcctctacttgactagctcgttgaatcaaagatggttaagtttcctagccatagacatgagttttcatttgattaacggggtcacatcattagagaatgatgtgattgacttgacccattccgttagcatagcacttgatcgtttagtttgttgctattgctttcttcatgacttatacatgttcctatgactatgagattatgcaactcccgtttaccggaggaacactttgtgtgccaccaaacgtcacaacgtaactgggtgattataaaggtgctctacaagtgtctccgaaggtacttgttgggttggcgtattttgagattaggatttgtcactccgattgtcggagaggtatctctgggcccactcggtaatgcacatcactataagccttgcaagcattacaactaatgagttagttacgggatgatgtgttacggaacaagtaaagagacttgccggtaacgagattgaactaggtattgagataccgacgatcgaatctcgggcaagtaacataccgatgacaaagggaacaacgtatgttgttatgcggtttgaccgataaagatcttcgtagaatatgtaggagccaatatgagcatccaggttccgctattggttattgactggagacgtgtctcggtcatgtctacatagttctcgaacccgtagggtccgcacgcttaaagttcgatgacggttatattatgagtttatgtgttttgatgtaccgaaggagttcggagtcccggatgagatcggggacatgacgaggagtctcgaaatggttgagacataaagatcgatatattggatgactatattcaggcatcggaaaggttccgagtgattcgggtattttcgggagtatcgaggagttacgggaattcgtattgggccttaatgggccatacgggaaaggagagaaaggcctcaaagggtggccgcacccctccccatgggctggtccgaattggactagggaggggggccgtccccttccttccttctccttttcccttccctttcattccctcctactcctactacttggaaggactcctagttctactaggaaagggggaatcctactcccggtgggagtaggactcccctagggcgcgccacagtgagggccgccccccccctcctccactcctttatatacgggggcagggggcaccccaaagacagaacaattgatctcttagccatgtgcggcgcccccctccaccataatctacctcgatcatattgtagcggtgcttaggcgaagcactgcgtcggtagaacatcatcatcgtcatcacacAGTCGttctgacgaaactctccctcaacactcggctggatcggagttcgagggacgtcatcgagttgaacgtgtgcagaactcagaggtgtcgtgcgttcggtacttgatcggtcagatcatgaagacgtacgactacatcaactgcgttgtactaacgcttctgctttcgatctacgagggtacgtggacaacactctcccctctcgttgttatgcatcaccatgatcttgcgtgtgtgtaggaatttttttgaaattactacgttccccaacagtggcatccgagccaggttttatgcgttgatgtaatatgcacgagtagaacacaagtgagttgtgggcgatataagtcatactgcttaccagcatgtcacactttggttcggcagtattgttggatgaagcggcccggaccgacattacgcgtacacttacacgagactggttttaccgccatGCTATGCACataggtgactagcgggtgtcagtttctctaattttagttgaaccgagtgtggctacgcccggtccttgtgaaggttaaaacagcaccaacttgacaaattatcattgtggttttgatgcaggtaagaacggttcttgctaagcccgaagcagccacgtaaaacttgcaacaacaaagtagaggacgtctaacttgtttttgcagggcatgttgtgatgtgatatggtcaagaagtgatgagatataagttgttgtataagatgatcatgttttgttgaagttatcgacaactagcggaatccttatggttgtatctttattgcataagatgcaagtgccaaataattgctttactttatcgctatgcgatagcaatagttgcaagagcaatagttggcgagacgaccatgtgacgacacattgatatagatcaagatgatggagatcatggtgtcatgccggtgacgatggaaattatgacgatgctttggagatggagatcaaaggcacaagatgatgatggccatatcatgtcacacattttgattgcatgtcatgtttatctttatgcatcttatcttgctttgattgacggtagcattataagttgatctctcactaaatttcaagataaaaaagtgttctccctgagtatgcaccgttaccaaagttcgtcgtgcccagacaccacgtgatgatcgggtgtgataagctttACGTCCATCTAAAACGGGTGCatgccagttttgcacacgcagaatactcaggttaaacttaacgagcctagcatatgcagatatggcctcggaacactgagaccgaaaggtcgagcgtgaatcatataatagatatgatcaacatagtgatgttcaccattgaaaactactccattttacgtgatgatcggttatggtttagttgatttggatcacatgatcacttagaagattagagggatgtctttctaagtggaagttcttaagtaatatgattaattgaacttaaatttatcatgaacttagtcctggtagtattagcatatctatgttgtatatcaatagctcgcgtttagctcccctgttttatttttgatatgttcctagagaaaactaagttgaaagatgttagtagcaatgatgcggattggatccgtgatctgaggtttatcctcattgctgcacagaagaattatgtccttgatgcaccgctaggtgacaaacctattgcaggagcagatgtagatgttatgaacatttggctagctcaatatgatgactacttgatagtttagtgcaccatgcttaaacggcttataatcgagacttcaaagacgttttgaacgtcatggaccatatgagatgttccaggagttgaagttaatatttcaagtaaatacccgagttgagagatatgaagtctccaacaagttctatagctaaaagatggaggagaatagctcaagcagtgagcatgtgctcagattgtctgggtactacaatcgcttgaatcaagtgggagttaatcttccagataaaatagtgattgacagaattctgtagtcaccatcaccaagttagtagaacttcgtgatgaactataatatgcaagggataacggaaacgattcccaagctcttcgtgatgttgaaatcgatgaaggtagaaatcaagaaaagcatcaagtgttgatggtaaacaaaaccactagtttcaagtaaagggataAAGGGAAGAAatgggaacttcaagaagaacggcaaacaagttgctgctcaagtgaaaaaacccaagtatggacctaagcctgaaactgagtgcttttactgcaaatggactggtcattggaagcggaactaccccaagtatttggcggataagaaggatggcaaagtgaacataggtatatttgatatacatgttattgatgtgtactttactaatgtttatagcaaccccttagtatttgatactagttcagttgctaagaatagtaactcgaaacgggagttgcagaatgaacagagactagttaagggtgaagtgacgatgtgtattggaaatggttccaagattgatatgatcatcatcgcacacttcctatactttcgggattagtgttaaacctaaaataaatgttatttagtgtttgcgttgagcatgaatatgattggatcatgtttattgcaatacagttattcatgtaagttagagaataattgttgttctgtttacatgaataaaaccttctatggtcatacacccaatgaaaatggttttttggatctcgatcgtggtgatacacatttttataatattgaagccaaaagatgcaaagttaataatgacagtgcaacttatttgtggcactgccgtttaagtcatattggtgtaaagtgcatgaagaaaatccatgttgatgggcttttggaatcacttgattatgaatcagttgatgcttgcgaaccatgcctcatgggtaagatgactaagactccgttctccggaacaatggagcgagcaacagatttgttggaaatcatacatactgatgtatgtggtccgatgaatattgaggctcgcggcaggtatcattattttctgatcttcacagatgatttgagtagatatgagtatatctacttgatgaaacacaagtctgaaacatttgaaagaattttagagtgaagtggagaatcatcgtaacaaaaataaaagtttctacgatatgatcgtagaagtaaaatatttgagttacgagtttgggattcagttaaaacaatgtgaaatagtttcactactcacgccacctggaacaccacagtgtaatggtgtgtccgaacgtcgtaaccctactttattagatatggtgcgatctatgatgtcttttaccaatttaccactatcgttttggggttatacattagagacagctacattcacattaaatagggcaccatctaaatccgttgagacgacaccatatgaactatggtttggcaaaaaacctaagctgtcgtttcttaaagtttgaggttgcaatgcttatgtgaaaaagtttcaacctgataagctcagaccaaatcggagaagtgtgtcttcataggatacccaaaagaaaatgttgggtacaccttctatcacagatccgaaggcaagatattcattgctgagaatggaacctttctagagaaggagtttctctcgaaagaagtgagtgggaggaaagtagaacttgatgaggtaactgtacctgctcccttattggaaagtagttcatcacagaaatctgttcctgtgactactacaccaattagtgagaagctaatgatgatggtcatgtaacttcagatcaaattactaccgaacctcgtaggtaaaccagagtgagatccgcaccaggtggtacggtaatcctgttctggaggtcatattacttgaccatgacgaacctacgaactatgaggaagcgatgatgagcctagattccgcgaaatggcttgaggccatgaaatctaagatgagatccatgtataagaagagagtatggactttgattgacttgcccattgatcggcgagccattgagattaaatggatttTCAAAAGAAAGACGGAcactaatagtagtgttactgtctacaaagctcgacttgtcgcaaaaggttttcgacaagttcaagggattgactacgatgagactttctcactcgtatctatgcttaagtctgtccgaatcatgttagcaattaccgcattttatgaaatctggcaaatggataaacaaaactgcattccttaatggatttattaaaaaagagttgtatatgatgcaaccagaaggttttgtcaatcctaaaattactaacaaaatatgcaagcttcagcgatccatctatggactggtgcaagcatctcggagttggaatatacgttttgataagttgatcaaagcatatagttttatacagacttgcggtgaagcctgtatttacaagaaagtgagtgggagcactacaacatttctgatatgTATATGTgaatcggagataatgtagaattattctgcaaagcataaaggaatgtttgaaaggagtttttcaaagaaagacctcggtgaagctgcttacatattgagcatcaagatctatagagatagatcaagacgcttgataagtttttcaatgagtacataccttgacaagattttgaagtagttcaaaatggaacagtcaaagaaggatttcttgcctgtgttataaggtgtgaagttgagtaagactcaaaacccgaccacggcagaagatagagagagaatgaaagtcattcactatgcctcagccataggttctataaagtatgccatgttgtgtaccagacctattgtatactctgccctgagtttggcaagggagtacaatagtgatctaggagtggatcactggacattggtcaaaattatccttagtggaataaggatatgtttctcaattatggaggtgacaaaaggttcgtcgtaaagggttacgtcgatgcaagttttgacactgatccagatgactcaaagtctcaatctggatacatattgaaagtgggagcaattagctagagtagctccgtgcagagcattgttgacatagaaatttgcaaaatacatacggatctgaatgtggcagacccgttgactaaacttccctcacaagcaaaacatgatcacaccttagtactctttggatattaatcacatagcgatgtgaactagattattgactctagtaaaccctttgggtgttggtcacatgacgatgtgaactatgggtgttaatcacatggtaatgtgaactattgatgttaaatcacatggcgatgtgaactagattattgactctagtgcaagtgggagactgaaggaaatataccctagaggcaataataaagttattatttatttccttatatcatgataaatgtttattattcatgctagaattgtattaaccggaaacataatacatgtgtgaatacatagacaaacagtatgtcactagtatgcctcaacttgactagctcgttgaatcaaagatggttaagtttcctagccatagacat contains:
- the LOC125539925 gene encoding uncharacterized protein LOC125539925 isoform X1 translates to MWVVRAKLTTGELVRLAVAESTHALARRISAVHSTPTRFSSIPRPCSKPPHKTARTYGRRHPLTGLAPETTAASPSTSSCRRAHGRLPAPEGAPEPRTNGKRCRRSRCPVRHYISCGSRTSKETAGGMAMAVAEARLRQDKVKKFEDFVDRRLKPDLVNAIAQRDNLFQQQKTFLDLKKNIENLEKNGVTSMRSMVNLGSEVYMQAEVPDTRHIFVDIGLGFHVEFTWQEALQFISVREARLARQIDEYTHLIASIKAQIKMVCEGIRELLQLAAE
- the LOC125539922 gene encoding pentatricopeptide repeat-containing protein At3g62890-like, with protein sequence MPLDQPASARRAPTFHAHPEADARQLLGALLPRRAATARHVQQAHARLAVLGLATARVLPPLLAALPRLPPLHDGASSSSYPLSLFRRSNSSSAFASNHLLRVLPHPLPLRLFPGLRRRNPHSFTFLLSSLSTHLDADRAGGPASSSLGSHVHALAVKAGAAADLYVRNALTHFYGVCGDVGAMRRVFDELPRVRDVVTWNAVLAGYVRAGMARVAREMFDEMPVRDEVSWSTVVGGYVKEGELDVALAVFRDMVEKGVRVNEAAVVTALSAAAQLGLLEHGRFVHQVVHQEGMPISVNVGAAMVDMYAKCGCVAVAREVFDGMPRRDVFAWNAMICGLAAHGLGQDAVELFELFLGEGLSPTNITFVGVLNACSRFGLVAEGRQYFELMAEKYSVEPEMEHYGCMVDLLGRAGLVQEAIELIEGMPIAPDPVLWGTVLSACKKHGLVDLGVKVGSKLIELEPAHDGHYVLLASIYAKAKKWDEVREVRKLMSSRGTSKSAGWSLMEAQGNVHKFLVGDMDHKDSIRIYNMLDMINRRLADAGYVPDVSSVLHDIGDEEKVHAVKVHSERLAIAYGFIVTEVGNPIRIVKNLQVCGDCHEFSKMVTKVFNREIIVRDGSRFHHMKEGKCSCLDYW